In Maridesulfovibrio sp., the genomic stretch TGCGACGCTTTTTTACTGCGCTATCACGCTTTTGATAGTTGGATTTCGCCTCCGGCGGCTTAAACCCTTTTGCAAAAGGGCTTGTTCCACTGTCGCCATCCCTAAGACTCGCGGAAATACCGCTCGCCTAAGGGCTGGTGCAAGAATCCCAAAACCTTTCTCAGGCTTCGCTCTTTTTATTTTAAAATAATTGCGCTTTTCTATCTCTTAAATGCGTCTATTAATCTTTGTTTGCTCCACCATTTATCGAAGGGAGCTTCTTCATTCTGATCAAAAAATATGGCTTCCCTAAATTCCACGACCAGATCAATTACATAAAAATCTTCACAACTTAGTTTGGTTAATTTTACTGCATCCTTGGGGGTGCAGATTATTTTCTTAGCACCCTCGGCAGCAGCCATCCTGCGAATCTTCTCCACATCCTGCGCAGTGTAGGCGTGGTGATCCTTGAAAATTATAAATTCTTCTGGTGCACGGCCCATATATCTGCTCGCGTCATCCAGCAAAATATCCGGTTTACCGATTCCGGCAAAGAGCAGATATTTATCGCTGCCGAACCCGCACCTCTCGCCGCTACCTAGAAATTTAAGTCCCATGGCCTTTAATTCAAATTGAAAAACAGGTCTGCCGAACTGTGCCAGCTTCTGTTCTACCAGCACGCGCATCAGCCTGAAAGCATCCGGTCCACTCTTCACGAAAAAGACATCCGCCCGTTGCAGAGCCTGTACGCTCTCCCGCCATGTTCCCCGGGGAATAACCTTGTCCCACCCATCTGTAAAATCATCGGGAGTGAGCAACACAAAGTCCAGATCCCGCTCCACTGCCATGTGCTGGAAGCCGTCATCAAGCAGCATTAATCCCGGCTGAAACTGCTGCGTGGCCCATGCCCCGGACCGCTTTCGTACCGGATCAACAACAACCTTCGCCCGTGTATTACCGCCAGCCAGCATAAGCGGCTCGTCCCCTGCTTCATTGGCCTGACTCAAGGGAGTCACCAGATACGGCAGTTGTGCCGGTTTTGCCCCGTACCCCCGGGTCAAAAGCACAGTTCTCAGCCCCTCCCGCTCTGCCCATTTAAGCAGCCAGTCCGCCAGCGGAGTCTTACCGCTACCCCCGGAACCAATATTGCCCACGGAAATACATGGGCATTCCGGCCGAAACCTATCGTATTCACCACTGGAATATTTCTGAGCACGCCGGGACATGACCGCTCCATACCCCTTTGAAATGGGAGCAAGGATAGGGCTTAATATTTTCTGTATCTGACTAATATTTAGCATTGATAGCCTTCGACGACCATGCCGGGAGCCTTACAACTTTTTTTATTAGGGCTTCGCCATTTACTATTCAAACCAAATCTTAGCGCGCTGCTCCCGAAGCATAACTAAAACTTCTTTTTGGAAATGGGGATGGGCCCGGGAAGGCACACAAAAAAACACGCTCAAACCCTACGGGGTTTGAGCGTGCCTGTAAATGTACAACTTATCTCAACTACTCGCGGTTACCCATAAGGCGGAGCAGGAAGATGAACATGTTGATGAAGTCGAGATACAGAGTCAGAGCGCCAAGGATCGTGCCGCGTCTTACAGCGGTAGCATCATCAGCCGGGATGTAATCACCCATATCCTTCAGCTTCTGGGAATCATAAGCTGTCAGCCCTGCAAAGATGAATACGCCGAGAACTGAGATGGCAAAGGTCATCGCGGAGCTCTGCATGAAAAAGTTCACCACCATGGCAATGAGGATACCGAACAGCCCCATCATCATAAAAGACCCCATTCCGGTAAGGTCCTTGCGTGTAGTCAGTCCGTAAAGGGACATAGCCCCGAACATTCCTGCTGTAACAAGGAAAGTCTGGAAAATGGAAGCTGTGGTATAGGCGACCAGAATAGTGGACAGAGTCAAGCCGTTCAATGCGCTATAGGCCATGAACAGCCCGGTAGCAGCTCCTGAGGACAGTTTGGAAATACGCATGCTCAGGTAGAAGACAAGTCCGATTTCACCGATAGCCGCAACCCAGAAAAGCATGGTAGGGGAAATCATTCCGGTTTCGGGATTCTGCGCCAGCACAAGATTCAGAACTGCGGGGGAAGAAAGGGTTACCCATGCCACTGCGGCGGTAGCCAGAAGGCCCGCACTCATCCAGCTGTAAATGCCACGCATAAAAGCATTAAGGACTTCCGGTCTCGCACTTACGGAACCGGCTGCACCGAATCTACTCATAATTAGTCTCCTTAGAATCTTTTTTGAGAACGGATAACTTTACCCGCATTTTTTATATACTTCAAAGCTATAAATAAACAGCTTAAGCCCAACAGGCAAGCACTTTAGGTCGATTTTAAACGGGGCGAAACACCCCGACACCCGCAAAACTACTCCCGGATGTACTTTTTCAGTACGGGAACAAATCCGGCCATAACAAATCCGACAGCTCCGGTAGCAATCCCGATCTTCAAGAAAAGATCATCGTAAATATCCAGTGATTGCAGAGCCGTTATTCCGTGTTCAGGTACACTGGCAAGAGTAGCTATCTCCCCTCCGATCACCATGGCCACTGACTGAAACATAAACCACGCCCCCATCATAAAACCCATGGAACGCTCCGGGGTCAGCCGTGCGACCATGGCAAGTCCAAGTCCACTGACCAGCAACTCACCCAGACTCTGGAAGCCGTAACTCAAAACCAGCCAGTTACCGGACACAAAACCGTTGGCATCAGCCTGATATCTTGCAACAAAACCTAAAGTCAGAAATGCTGCGCAGCACATCATCATCCCCAACGCGAATTTCCCGGGCAGGGACAGATCCTTACCAGCTTTATCAAGACGGGCATAAATAACTGCCAGCACCGGACTGATCACCATGACCCAGAATGGATTCAAAGCCTGAAAGGAAGCGGCTTCCACAGGGATACCGAAGATGTGCGGGTCAACATTGCGAGCGGCGAAAAGGTTAAGTGAGGTTGGCATCTGCTGATAAAGCGCGAAAAAAACAATTGCTTCCGCCATGAGGATCAGACAGATAACCAGATTTGTCTTCTCATGCTGCTCAGCAAGCACTATTTCACGCACATAAAGCACAGCCACCACTACAAGAGCAAAGTACAATATCGCATGCGCCACTGTCAGGTGTGTAAGCAGAAGTGTTGAGGCGCCAGCGATTCCGGCTGTTCCGAGCAGGGTAAGCAGCATTTTTTTGAAATTCAGGGGTTCAAAATCAGCCTCGGAACCGATCGGGTCAAGCACAGACCGGAACGCAATAAAATTGCCGATGGCGACGAGCATACCAATGAAACAGGTAAAAAAACCGGCATTCCAGCCATAATGTTTCTGGATAACCGGACAGAGCGACATAGCCGCAAAAGAGCCGATATTGATGGCCATATAATAAAGCGTAAACGCCCCATCCACCCGCGAATCTCCTTTTTCATAAAGCTTGGAGACCAGCGCGGACGGATTGGCTTTGAACAACCCGTTACCGGCAATAATGATGCCCAGTGCCGGATAAAGATATCTTTCGCAATCAATTCCAAGCAGTCCGTACCCGACAGCCAATACAACGGCCCCAAGAAACATGGTCCTGCGGTTACCCAAAATTTTATCCCCGATATATCCACCGACACAGATAAATGCATAAACAAGGGCCGCAAAAGCGCTGAACGTCTGGTCCGCCAGATTGTCAGAAAAACCCAGTTTCTTGACCATGAACAAAACCAAAAGGGCCTGCATTCCATAGTATCCGAACCGTTCCCACATCTCCACGGAGAATAGCAGATAAAAAGGCTTGGGATGGCTGAAAGCACCGCTTGTACTCTGTGACATGACGACTCCTTTTTGACAATTCGCTTTCAAGTACACTCTTAATACTGCAAATTACAATAAAATACGAGAAAGATTCAAACTCAGATCCACACTGTAGATCAGAGATATCCATGAGATTGAATCCATTTGCCATCTTTAAAAAATAACAAATGAATTGAATGTAAATATCGCATGACAATTCAGGTTAACTTCAAATCACACATTGACATAAATTATTTTTATAACATAAACACTGTTCAAACATTAATCTTTAACCAGAGTAGGAGAATATAAAATGGAACTTAGCACACGTAATTTGATCCCGGGTAAAATTAAGGAAGTAACTGTCGGCATGGTAAACGCTGAAGTGATTATTGAAGTTGCACCTGGTGTTGAAGTCGTATCTATCATCACCAAAAATTCCGTAGAAAGAATGGGTCTCAAAGAAGGAGACACCGTTAAAGCCATGATCAAAGCTACAAGCGTAATGGTAGCTAAATAATCAAGGGTAAACGGTTTCTGTTTTTCAAAAAAGAAGGCCTGCGGAGAACTTCCGCAGGCCTTCTATATTTTTAAGATAAGGATAACTTTCTAGCTGGTAAAATCGAACCACCAACGCCCCAGGCTCAGGCAGACAAGAATGGCCCCCTCAAGACGGGAAACCTTCCATCCGGTGCGGATAAAGAAAAGAACCAATGCGACCATGCCGACCAGAATAGTAAGACCGGGCAAAGCCTCAGGCGATACTTCCAGAGGACGCAGAAGGCAGGTCAAACCCAGCACTCCTGCGAAGTTGAAAAAGTCGCTACCGATCAGGTTGCCGAGCAGCATTTCGTTCCTTCCTTTAAGCGAAGCAGCGAGACAGGTGACCAGTTCAGGCAGGGAAGTTCCGGCAGCAACAATAGTCATACCTATCACCCAGTTGGAGACACCGAAATGACGGGCAATGTCCGAAGCTGAATCAACCATAAATTCACCGCCGAGCGCGATTCCAATGAATCCGGCCAGCAGTTTGAGCCAATCTTTAGCATTAAGATCGGTTCCATCATCCTCATCAGATTCAGGAACAATACCTGCCATAGCGCTGGCAGCCCTCTTGCTGTGAATCAGCAGGTAACCGATATACCCCCCGAGAATAGCCAGCAGCGTGACCCCTGCAGCACGGTCCAGCATATCAAAGTAAGCCAAGCCCAAAATCATGGCAGTGGTCGCCAACAGCAACGGGGTATCACGCATCACAAGGGACCTGTTGGTTGGCAAAGGTTTGATCAAAGCCATCAACCCCAGAATAAAGCCGAGGTTGAAGATGTTCGACCCGACAACATTGGAAAGGGATATGTCAGATAAACCCTTGAATGCCGCAGTAGCGGTAACAAGAAATTCGGGAGCAGATGTTCCGAAAGCAACAATAGTCAGGCCTATCACGAGATCGGAAACCTTGTACTTCCGGGCTATTTTCGAGGCTGACTCAACGATCCAATCCGCACCGAACCACAGCAAAAAGATACTCAACAAAAAGAAAACCACATTGGAAAGCATTGATAAACCTTTGATAATATTTAATTCGATACACTGTGTGCTTTGATCGGCAGATTCAGCCGCCGGTGGCCAAAAGAAAAATAGTCTTGGTATCCTTAAGGATCAGCAGACTACCCCTCAAATCAGTACCAGAATAACAGGTCATTATTAAATTAAAAAGCATTTCCGGAAATGCAGCTTCATCATAGATATAAGCGGCGAAAGCATAGCTAACTATTCTGCTCCCCACGCTCTTTTTTCCATTCTTTTAGGCCGTCCAGAGTGGGACGCACAAAAGATGTTTCACGGTCGGGTATGACTTTCACGATCATTTCACCTTCGGGCCCGATAACCGCCACGTGAATTTCTTCACCGGACTGCACGGCCTTTGGTGAGAATGAAGCTGTCATGGCTGCGGCCGCAAGCACATCCTGCTGACTCCACTCTTCTCCTTTGAAAGCTCGCCCGATACTTAGTGGCCCGGGATATCCACGTACTTCAAAAAGATAGTCGTCGGCTTCGTAAAGATCCTCAATATGATCATTATCAGTACGGTTGCGGCCAACTACCAGCATTTTATCAGAACACCAGAACTGGCGCCCTGTTGTTGCAAGCTGGAAGGAATTTACGTCCGCTGTGGTGAGCCGCTGCAAAAGCGGGAAATAGCGGGCTGCATTTTCCTGCTCGGTGAGCTTACAGCCCCCGGCAGGAGTCGGGATTTCAGAAAATCCGTAATCCTTGGCCATCTGAAGCTGCATCTTCCGTCCACGCCCAAAAATATTAGGTAGCTTCCCGCGGTCCACGAGACCTGATTTTTCAACAGCTGTTTCAGGCTGAGACTGCGCGCAGAGCGGTCGCAGCAAAATATCTCCTGTTTCAGAACAGTTACGGATAGCATTCAGCACAGGCGGACGCTGGGACATGGGTCTCTGCCCCGTAACTTCGCCGGAAATGATGAATTTAGCGCCATACTCCTCCATAAGGGTTTTGGCATGGCTGATCATCATAATCTTGCAGTCAACACAAGGGTTGACCAGCTTGCCCATTCCATGATCAGGCACATCGATCATCATCTGGATATATTTCTCGCTGATGTCCACGGGCAGAATTTCAACTCCGTAGACTTCCTGCCAATGCTCTATCTTCTCTGGATTACCGAAAAAAGGAGTTACAAAGTGCAAACCGAGAACTTTTAATCCCTGATCCTGAATTACTTTGCAGGCCAG encodes the following:
- a CDS encoding Bax inhibitor-1/YccA family protein — translated: MSRFGAAGSVSARPEVLNAFMRGIYSWMSAGLLATAAVAWVTLSSPAVLNLVLAQNPETGMISPTMLFWVAAIGEIGLVFYLSMRISKLSSGAATGLFMAYSALNGLTLSTILVAYTTASIFQTFLVTAGMFGAMSLYGLTTRKDLTGMGSFMMMGLFGILIAMVVNFFMQSSAMTFAISVLGVFIFAGLTAYDSQKLKDMGDYIPADDATAVRRGTILGALTLYLDFINMFIFLLRLMGNRE
- a CDS encoding oligopeptide:H+ symporter; protein product: MSQSTSGAFSHPKPFYLLFSVEMWERFGYYGMQALLVLFMVKKLGFSDNLADQTFSAFAALVYAFICVGGYIGDKILGNRRTMFLGAVVLAVGYGLLGIDCERYLYPALGIIIAGNGLFKANPSALVSKLYEKGDSRVDGAFTLYYMAINIGSFAAMSLCPVIQKHYGWNAGFFTCFIGMLVAIGNFIAFRSVLDPIGSEADFEPLNFKKMLLTLLGTAGIAGASTLLLTHLTVAHAILYFALVVVAVLYVREIVLAEQHEKTNLVICLILMAEAIVFFALYQQMPTSLNLFAARNVDPHIFGIPVEAASFQALNPFWVMVISPVLAVIYARLDKAGKDLSLPGKFALGMMMCCAAFLTLGFVARYQADANGFVSGNWLVLSYGFQSLGELLVSGLGLAMVARLTPERSMGFMMGAWFMFQSVAMVIGGEIATLASVPEHGITALQSLDIYDDLFLKIGIATGAVGFVMAGFVPVLKKYIRE
- the lpxK gene encoding tetraacyldisaccharide 4'-kinase; its protein translation is MLNISQIQKILSPILAPISKGYGAVMSRRAQKYSSGEYDRFRPECPCISVGNIGSGGSGKTPLADWLLKWAEREGLRTVLLTRGYGAKPAQLPYLVTPLSQANEAGDEPLMLAGGNTRAKVVVDPVRKRSGAWATQQFQPGLMLLDDGFQHMAVERDLDFVLLTPDDFTDGWDKVIPRGTWRESVQALQRADVFFVKSGPDAFRLMRVLVEQKLAQFGRPVFQFELKAMGLKFLGSGERCGFGSDKYLLFAGIGKPDILLDDASRYMGRAPEEFIIFKDHHAYTAQDVEKIRRMAAAEGAKKIICTPKDAVKLTKLSCEDFYVIDLVVEFREAIFFDQNEEAPFDKWWSKQRLIDAFKR
- a CDS encoding tRNA(5-methylaminomethyl-2-thiouridylate) methyltransferase, which produces MKKQYDALALFSGGLDSILACKVIQDQGLKVLGLHFVTPFFGNPEKIEHWQEVYGVEILPVDISEKYIQMMIDVPDHGMGKLVNPCVDCKIMMISHAKTLMEEYGAKFIISGEVTGQRPMSQRPPVLNAIRNCSETGDILLRPLCAQSQPETAVEKSGLVDRGKLPNIFGRGRKMQLQMAKDYGFSEIPTPAGGCKLTEQENAARYFPLLQRLTTADVNSFQLATTGRQFWCSDKMLVVGRNRTDNDHIEDLYEADDYLFEVRGYPGPLSIGRAFKGEEWSQQDVLAAAAMTASFSPKAVQSGEEIHVAVIGPEGEMIVKVIPDRETSFVRPTLDGLKEWKKERGEQNS
- a CDS encoding TOBE domain-containing protein — protein: MELSTRNLIPGKIKEVTVGMVNAEVIIEVAPGVEVVSIITKNSVERMGLKEGDTVKAMIKATSVMVAK
- a CDS encoding calcium/sodium antiporter, giving the protein MLSNVVFFLLSIFLLWFGADWIVESASKIARKYKVSDLVIGLTIVAFGTSAPEFLVTATAAFKGLSDISLSNVVGSNIFNLGFILGLMALIKPLPTNRSLVMRDTPLLLATTAMILGLAYFDMLDRAAGVTLLAILGGYIGYLLIHSKRAASAMAGIVPESDEDDGTDLNAKDWLKLLAGFIGIALGGEFMVDSASDIARHFGVSNWVIGMTIVAAGTSLPELVTCLAASLKGRNEMLLGNLIGSDFFNFAGVLGLTCLLRPLEVSPEALPGLTILVGMVALVLFFIRTGWKVSRLEGAILVCLSLGRWWFDFTS